Genomic segment of Eschrichtius robustus isolate mEscRob2 chromosome 7, mEscRob2.pri, whole genome shotgun sequence:
TTAGGCACCAAACTGATACTAGCTTCTGGTTGGCTATTTCCATACATTTGTAAAATAACTTGTAGGGAATGTTGAAAAGTGTACAAGAATGAGCACACGTTTCTAATCTAGACCTTAAAGCATGTGCTCTTAGTTTTGCTCTACAGAACCCTGGTGTTTGCTCACATGCACAAATGAAGAAGCATTATAATTTCTCATTAATTAAGATTGCCTATGAAGAATAATGTGTCTGCTCTGCCTTGTAACAATCCCATGGACCACAGAACACTTTGTAGAGATACATATTGCAAATCCTTAACTGAGTATCTGATTCATCTTTCTTTGTTCATTCTGGGTTAACTGTCACTTCCGTGGCCCTGTGGCAGAGACCTGGCCTGCTGCCTGCCCACTTTCctgtcttccttcttttcccgctcttccttccttctctcccattttcaacaaatatacatttctcACCTATTCTCCCAACAGTCACCAAGCAGGGCAGAGCAATGTCTCCGTACTGTGTGAGTCTCCAGGGCACCGCCTCTGTGTTCCCTGCATACAGCAGGCACCTTGTCCTGTGTGTTGGCATTCATGGCTGAGGACTGTCAGATTTCAGTCTCTTTCAGTTTACATCATCTACTTGGAATCTTGAGAGCCCATGTAGTGAGGATGTAGGGAGCCGTCAGCGATGCTTCTGGAATGAATATTGCTCATCTGGCCTGGCTCTCCCTGCAGTGAGCACAGAGCCGCATTGTCTCAAGTCACTCTGTGACTCCTGCTGCCCAGCGCCGGCCCCAGAGCGCGCAGAGAATTCGGCCCACAGCTCGGCGCTGCTCCCATCCTGAGGGCTCGCACCCTTGCCTTTTCTCCCTGCTCCCTGTCCTGAACCATCTCGGTTGGAGTTCAGGACCCATAGCTGTAGTCTACACCTGCCTCTGAGATGTGTAAGCTGCCAACGCATCCCTGGCCTTTCAGAGCTGAAATGTTACATCAGAGATGAGATGGGCCGTGAGTCCTTGCTGAGTGCTGGGTCCTGTGTCAGGAGCAAGAGAAGCCCCAGGGCTTCTGGACTGACGCAGCCTTGTGTGATGTGGGAATGATGGTCTCCTTCGGGGAAAGCACAAGGGTTTCTCTGCTCCATGTCTGGGAGAGAGAAACTTGTGAGGCTTCGAGGCAGTGCGAGCTTCGTTTGAGCCACCCTCAAGGTCTCCGCAGGACCTGTCATGTCGCTCGATGGTCCCAGAGGCCCAGATACCATGGGGATGTCTGGTCATCCGTTGAAGAACTGACCTGTGAAGACCCCGAGCTCCCCGGAGGGCCCCTGGACATCAGGAAATTCCAGGCAGGGCTGTCTATCTATACAGACCCCTTGCTGAGCATCCCCCAGCCTGGAACAAGCAGCTCAGAAGAGGCTGGTGCCCATGAGGGAAGATAGGAAGAGTGGGGCCTCGGGGGGAGGGATGATGGGGGTGGTGTCAGAGGTGGTCTCCTCTGGCTCGCCGTCCCCATCGTCCAGGTCTTCGGCCAGGCCCGGGATCATTCTGACCATACTGTCCTCAAAGTGCACCTGCTTCTTCTTGGCCAGTGGGTCAGCTGGCTCCAGAGTCAGCTCTGTCAGGGTGTCTGGGTGCTGGAGGGCGTTGGGCTTCCTGGTCCCTTTCAGGACGCTCTTCATGTGGATGAAGAGGGAGCCAGGCCCCTCCTTGAGGGCCCCATGGAAGGTGTACGTTTGCTCGGTGTCCCCAGAGCCGGTGGTACTCACGGCGCTGCCAGAGGGGTCCGTGTACTGCTCTGGGGGGGGCAGCACCTCTGTGGCAGCTTTGCTCTTTTTCCGCTTGCTCAGCAGGAAGTAGGCCAGGCCAGTGATGATGAGCATAGAGCCTGGAAGAGATCTGGGAGGTCAGGACGCTGGACGTGTCCTGGAGAAAAGCCAGAGGCTGTCCGCGCCCACCGTCCCAAAGGGCCACTGCGGCACGCCTGTGTGGCCACACTCAGGCCCTCAGTGCTCCAGCCCTCACGCCTAACTTGTCCTCACAGACCCACATCAGACCCGTGTGGCAGGCCTGATGCCTGGCCGGGGGATGTCAGTGGGGCCAGTGCTGTGCTGGGGCCCTCACCCTGACAGTTAGCCAGGAGACCCTGTGCCCCAGGCCCCCTTCTTGCTGACAGCCGATCCTGGGGCTGCCCGCCTGTCCTCCCATCACCACGCTCAGCCTCCCTCTCAGGGACGGCTTGTTGGGGCTGGACCTGCAATGCCTTCGACAGACCTGGACTCTATGTTGGATACTGGGCCCAACTGCTGGACTGGGCTTCCTTCCATTCCCAGGAGTGGAGAGATCCTGCTTTACTGCCCCCTGCCCTATAAACATGGAGGAAATTGCAAATCCCTGTGGGTGCAGCTGGCATGGTGTTGGCTCCCCTCCTGGCCCCTCATGCAGCCTCCAGGCCAGAGGCCTCTCTGTCTCCTGCTGGGATCCCCACCCTGTCCAGAGGAAGGGGTGAAGGTGGCTGTCCCGCCTGCCAGGGCCAGGGCCTCCCATGCATCACACGCTCTCTAAGGAGTGGGAGGCCGTGGCTCGCTGTGGCCTTGGCAGTGCTGAGTCCTGCTCAGGAGTCCAGCGAAGGCTGCATGGAGTGTCCCTGAGAGGCTACGACAGGTACTTTAAGAGAAAcagcaggaaggaagaggaggctcCACCTTTCCACCTCATCTCCAAGGGTGGTCAGCTTCCTGGCATTTTTAGATGGGTTGTGTGGAGGGGTGCA
This window contains:
- the TMEM72 gene encoding transmembrane protein 72; translation: MKLQVFWTGLEYTCRLLGITTAAVLIGVGTETFLQGQFKSLAFYLLFTGAAVSVSEGAYFVAQLLAICFQCQPGSLAYRAREKAHWLGCFQRFLAYMLLSVACFLHPVLVWHVTIPGSMLIITGLAYFLLSKRKKSKAATEVLPPPEQYTDPSGSAVSTTGSGDTEQTYTFHGALKEGPGSLFIHMKSVLKGTRKPNALQHPDTLTELTLEPADPLAKKKQVHFEDSMVRMIPGLAEDLDDGDGEPEETTSDTTPIIPPPEAPLFLSSLMGTSLF